The Methanothrix soehngenii GP6 genome has a window encoding:
- the folP gene encoding dihydropteroate synthase, giving the protein MIEGLLGWVKVGDIQPVRLMGVINLSRESFYKGSVASSNEALATARRLQDEGADIIDLGAVSTAPGSPPISEEVEKDRLFAALKEITDNLDIVVSVDTQRAKIAEKALSCGATCINDVSGLHDPDMASKVAEYDGSLIIMASDQRPGDLPLLNQIIPLLGDKVRQAVRAGVALNKISIDPGIGKWIPVRTAAQDLAILDGFDRLRAIGRPVVAALSRKTFIGESLNIPDPGGRLAGSLAATTVAVYLGAHIVRTHDISASLDAIAMAGAIRGRPIVTSDCSMDCDVDEHAVGDMQVEVLGYLGQGMDLAEHLKRIQVDEGAYQLLSRKGSFRILAVRGLSSMEALIIKQEMLARGGDAAIPKMALRCDKRPQEILILGTHAQISSLVRNLKGQPFRLGHLAAIIEEALELIDRPERYR; this is encoded by the coding sequence GTGATTGAAGGCTTGTTGGGTTGGGTGAAGGTTGGAGATATTCAGCCCGTGCGGCTGATGGGGGTCATCAACCTCAGCCGGGAGTCGTTCTATAAGGGCTCAGTGGCCAGCTCGAATGAGGCTCTAGCAACTGCCAGGCGACTGCAGGATGAGGGAGCTGATATCATTGACCTGGGTGCGGTCTCTACCGCCCCGGGATCTCCCCCCATAAGCGAAGAGGTGGAGAAGGACAGGCTCTTTGCCGCCTTAAAGGAGATCACGGATAACCTGGATATCGTGGTCTCCGTAGATACCCAAAGGGCGAAGATTGCAGAAAAGGCCCTGTCCTGTGGAGCTACTTGCATCAACGATGTCTCTGGCCTGCACGATCCTGATATGGCCTCAAAGGTAGCAGAATATGACGGCTCTCTGATCATCATGGCATCAGATCAAAGGCCTGGAGACCTGCCTTTGTTGAATCAGATCATTCCCCTCCTGGGAGACAAAGTGAGGCAGGCAGTGAGAGCAGGAGTTGCTCTGAATAAGATCTCCATAGATCCAGGGATCGGCAAGTGGATTCCCGTGAGGACGGCAGCCCAGGACCTGGCCATCCTGGATGGCTTTGACCGGTTGCGCGCCATCGGGCGGCCGGTAGTGGCTGCTTTATCCCGTAAGACATTCATCGGGGAGAGCCTGAATATTCCCGATCCTGGAGGGAGGCTTGCCGGAAGCCTGGCAGCAACGACAGTAGCCGTCTATCTGGGGGCACATATCGTCCGAACGCACGACATCTCCGCCAGCCTGGATGCGATCGCCATGGCTGGTGCCATCCGCGGACGGCCGATTGTGACCAGCGATTGCAGTATGGATTGCGATGTGGATGAACATGCAGTTGGCGATATGCAGGTCGAGGTTTTGGGCTATCTCGGCCAGGGAATGGATCTGGCAGAGCATCTGAAGCGGATACAGGTGGATGAGGGGGCATACCAGCTCCTCTCCCGGAAGGGATCTTTTCGGATCCTGGCGGTGCGGGGCCTGAGCAGCATGGAGGCCCTGATAATAAAGCAGGAGATGCTCGCCCGGGGAGGAGATGCCGCCATTCCAAAGATGGCCCTGCGCTGCGATAAGCGGCCGCAAGAGATTTTAATCCTCGGCACTCATGCTCAAATATCAAGCCTGGTCAGGAACCTGAAAGGGCAGCCTTTCCGGCTCGGCCATTTGGCCGCTATCATTGAGGAGGCCCTGGAGCTGATCGACAGACCAGAGCGTTACAGGTGA
- a CDS encoding PIN domain-containing protein, which translates to MVKLFADTYALVEILKGNPAYEKYSQKELITSEFNIFELAYAMYRDFGRTDSINILSFLRSRIEVISPEDLDYLEASRFRLSNNKKGKKLSLIDSLGYICSKRLKIRFLTGDREFKDIEEVEYIK; encoded by the coding sequence ATGGTTAAGCTATTTGCAGATACCTATGCACTGGTGGAGATACTCAAGGGGAATCCCGCCTACGAAAAATACTCTCAAAAAGAGCTTATCACCTCTGAGTTCAATATCTTTGAGCTGGCCTATGCCATGTACCGGGATTTTGGGAGAACGGATAGCATAAATATACTCTCGTTCCTGAGAAGCAGGATCGAGGTGATTAGCCCCGAAGATCTCGATTATTTAGAAGCCTCAAGATTCAGGTTATCCAATAATAAAAAGGGCAAAAAGCTCTCCCTTATAGACAGCCTCGGCTATATTTGCTCCAAAAGATTAAAAATCCGGTTCCTCACAGGAGACCGGGAATTCAAGGATATTGAGGAAGTAGAATATATAAAATGA
- a CDS encoding agmatine deiminase family protein: MALERERERVTIGLIQSTASEDRDLNLKKAIGMIKEAAKKGAKIVCLPELYRTRYFPQWDQKDASHLAETIPGESTDAFSILAREHEIVIIVPIYEKTEGDYFNSAAVIDNDGSLLETYRKIHIPHDPLFYEQSYFSPGDEIRIYDTRYARFAVFICYDQWFPEAARVAALGGAQIIFYPTAIGNIMDQGEPAEGDWHDAWETVQRGHAISNSICVAAVNRVGREESLSFWGSSFVSDSFGNIVAKASGDREEVLLADLDLAKNKSVREGWGFFRNRRPDLYWPIIEMVKEPAPQIKAREAMMEEVDRKDALCLVDTPLQLGFHMPAEWEEHEAIWLSWPYDQETFFDIEKVEDAYIAIIKAMHKSEMVNLLVRDEMMLSAVIERLREEKVELLRIRFHQINYADVWFRDYGPTFVVSRGENKGMDNIAMVAWTFNAWGEKYPGLMRDTRIPCLINDDLKMECFIPGIVLEGGSIDVNGSGTVLTTEQCLLNRNRNPGLNKEEIESYLKEYLGARKVIWLKEGIAGDDTDGHVDDIARFVDPTTVLCAFEEDPDDENYAPLKANYEQLCQETDQDGNPLKVIKLPMPGLVENESGRLPASYANFYIGNDVVLVPLFRNENDQKALKIIQGAFPDRMVVGIDCREMVEGLGTIHCISQQQPKIR; the protein is encoded by the coding sequence ATGGCGCTTGAAAGGGAGAGAGAGAGGGTCACTATAGGACTGATTCAGAGCACAGCCTCAGAGGACAGAGATCTGAACCTGAAAAAAGCCATCGGGATGATAAAAGAGGCTGCGAAGAAAGGAGCAAAGATCGTCTGCCTGCCTGAGCTCTACCGGACCCGCTACTTCCCTCAATGGGATCAAAAGGATGCATCCCATCTGGCGGAGACAATTCCGGGTGAATCCACAGATGCCTTCTCCATCCTCGCCCGGGAGCACGAGATAGTGATAATAGTCCCGATCTATGAAAAAACAGAGGGCGACTACTTTAACTCCGCCGCGGTGATAGACAATGACGGCAGCCTTCTGGAGACCTACCGCAAGATCCACATCCCCCATGATCCCCTCTTTTACGAGCAGAGCTACTTCTCTCCTGGCGACGAGATCCGGATCTATGATACCCGCTATGCCAGGTTTGCCGTCTTCATCTGTTATGATCAATGGTTCCCTGAGGCGGCCCGAGTGGCAGCCCTGGGCGGAGCCCAGATCATCTTCTATCCCACCGCCATCGGCAATATCATGGACCAGGGAGAGCCGGCAGAAGGAGACTGGCACGATGCCTGGGAGACGGTGCAGCGGGGCCATGCCATCTCCAACAGCATATGCGTAGCCGCCGTCAACCGGGTGGGCAGAGAAGAGAGCCTCAGCTTCTGGGGCAGCTCCTTCGTATCTGACTCATTCGGCAATATCGTGGCAAAAGCGAGCGGCGACAGAGAAGAGGTTTTATTGGCTGACCTGGATCTGGCCAAAAACAAGTCTGTCCGGGAGGGATGGGGCTTTTTCCGCAATCGCAGGCCTGATCTTTACTGGCCCATCATCGAGATGGTCAAAGAGCCTGCCCCTCAGATAAAGGCAAGAGAGGCGATGATGGAGGAGGTCGATAGGAAGGATGCTCTCTGCCTGGTGGATACGCCCCTGCAGCTGGGCTTTCATATGCCTGCAGAATGGGAAGAGCATGAAGCGATATGGCTCTCCTGGCCCTATGATCAGGAGACATTCTTCGATATAGAAAAAGTGGAGGACGCATACATCGCCATCATCAAAGCCATGCATAAGAGCGAGATGGTCAACCTCCTGGTCAGAGACGAGATGATGCTCAGCGCTGTTATTGAGCGGCTGAGAGAGGAGAAGGTGGAGCTGCTTCGGATCAGATTCCACCAGATAAATTATGCGGATGTCTGGTTCCGGGATTATGGCCCAACATTCGTAGTATCTCGGGGGGAAAACAAGGGAATGGATAATATCGCTATGGTCGCCTGGACCTTCAATGCCTGGGGGGAAAAGTATCCCGGATTGATGAGAGACACCAGAATCCCCTGTCTGATAAATGACGACCTCAAGATGGAGTGCTTCATTCCAGGAATAGTCCTGGAGGGCGGATCCATCGATGTGAACGGCTCGGGGACGGTCCTGACCACAGAGCAGTGCCTCCTCAATCGCAATCGCAACCCAGGCCTGAATAAGGAGGAGATCGAGAGCTATCTCAAAGAGTATTTGGGGGCAAGGAAAGTTATCTGGCTGAAGGAGGGGATAGCAGGAGACGACACAGACGGACATGTGGACGACATCGCCAGGTTCGTCGATCCGACCACAGTGCTCTGTGCCTTCGAGGAGGATCCTGATGATGAGAACTATGCTCCTCTCAAGGCGAACTACGAACAGCTCTGCCAGGAGACCGATCAGGATGGAAATCCCCTGAAGGTCATCAAGCTGCCCATGCCTGGTCTGGTGGAAAATGAGAGTGGACGGCTGCCTGCCAGCTATGCCAACTTCTATATCGGAAACGATGTGGTTCTGGTTCCCTTATTTAGGAATGAGAACGACCAGAAGGCGCTTAAGATAATCCAAGGAGCCTTCCCGGATAGAATGGTGGTGGGAATCGATTGCCGCGAAATGGTGGAGGGGCTGGGGACGATTCATTGCATCAGCCAGCAGCAGCCAAAGATCAGATGA
- the cofE gene encoding coenzyme F420-0:L-glutamate ligase, with product MGIKSDLLMPGDDLVEFLVRAMNRSGQAFQDGDILVVSESIVATSEGRVVDLDEIQPGDLAISLAGQYKKDPREMELILRESDEIVGGIPGVVLTLNNGFLFPNAGIDNSNAPPGHVVLFPADPKGSAIAIRERMANGKKIGVIIGDSRTHPLRLGCVGVALACSGLEAVVDARGQKDLFGRELKITRKAVADNLVSAAQIVMGEGDEGIPAAIIRDSGVPIKEASGEIPTIPPAECMYIGALGIGPRPYAGGYDQLIECAGQAIARAYAPYSRFRVGAALLTKKGNVYSAGNIENASTGAGICAERVAISQAIASGEREFEAIAIVGDGCQPISPCGICRQSLIEFGEDIMVIMANCKGDALTASSRDLLPRAFTGKWLE from the coding sequence TTGGGAATTAAATCGGACTTGTTGATGCCGGGAGACGACCTTGTGGAGTTCCTGGTGCGAGCAATGAATAGGTCTGGTCAGGCCTTCCAGGATGGAGATATACTGGTCGTCTCCGAGAGCATCGTCGCCACCTCTGAGGGACGGGTGGTCGATCTGGATGAGATCCAGCCAGGCGATCTGGCCATATCTCTGGCTGGCCAGTACAAAAAAGACCCTCGAGAGATGGAGCTGATCCTCAGGGAGTCGGACGAGATCGTGGGAGGCATCCCGGGAGTGGTCCTGACATTGAACAATGGATTTCTCTTTCCCAATGCCGGTATCGACAACTCCAATGCCCCACCGGGTCATGTGGTCCTATTTCCCGCCGATCCCAAAGGCTCTGCCATAGCCATCCGGGAGAGAATGGCAAACGGAAAGAAGATCGGGGTGATAATCGGGGACAGTAGAACTCATCCTCTCAGGCTGGGCTGCGTTGGGGTAGCGCTGGCTTGCTCCGGTCTGGAGGCGGTGGTGGATGCCCGGGGGCAGAAGGATCTCTTCGGCAGAGAGCTCAAGATCACCCGCAAGGCCGTAGCCGACAATCTGGTATCCGCTGCTCAGATCGTGATGGGAGAGGGAGACGAGGGTATTCCAGCAGCGATAATAAGAGACTCCGGCGTTCCCATCAAGGAGGCTAGCGGCGAGATTCCCACCATTCCGCCAGCGGAATGCATGTATATCGGCGCTCTGGGGATCGGCCCCAGGCCATATGCCGGAGGATACGACCAATTGATCGAATGCGCCGGTCAGGCCATAGCCAGAGCATATGCTCCTTACTCCCGCTTCAGGGTCGGCGCTGCCCTTCTCACTAAAAAGGGAAACGTCTATTCCGCAGGGAACATAGAGAACGCCTCCACCGGCGCGGGGATATGCGCAGAGAGAGTAGCTATTTCTCAAGCTATAGCCTCAGGAGAGAGGGAGTTCGAGGCGATAGCGATAGTAGGAGACGGCTGCCAGCCTATATCCCCCTGCGGCATATGCAGGCAGAGCCTGATAGAGTTCGGAGAGGATATCATGGTGATAATGGCCAACTGCAAAGGAGATGCTCTGACCGCCTCCTCCCGTGACCTTCTTCCCCGGGCCTTCACAGGAAAGTGGCTGGAATAG
- a CDS encoding metal ABC transporter substrate-binding protein, whose translation MLIVFLVAAILSGCISEDTEPSEKMPADDIAVNASQSNDDIQDARDSQAESLPINGTGNGLKKYANNGSDVISVATTISPLAGLISLIGGDNVEIATIIPPGAEPHTYEPTPSQMKEIANADIYIMNGAGLEFWMEKALLVNEDMLVVDSSEGVELLSEEGGNADPHIWLSLQNAAIQVDNICNGLIQVDSANRDYYLRNKDALLEEMKALDREFSQTFAAKENKTFIVFHPAWSYLARDYGLVQVPIMEEEKEPGPQYLASLIDMAKKNDITTIFVDPQFNPKSAEVIAREMNATIVVLDPLADDYLQNMRRTGEEISKSLK comes from the coding sequence TTGCTCATCGTTTTCTTAGTGGCTGCAATCCTTTCCGGCTGCATCTCCGAGGATACAGAACCATCTGAAAAGATGCCAGCAGACGATATTGCAGTGAATGCAAGCCAGTCAAATGATGACATCCAGGATGCCCGAGATTCCCAGGCTGAATCCCTACCCATTAATGGCACAGGAAATGGCTTGAAGAAGTACGCGAATAATGGCTCTGATGTCATCTCCGTCGCCACGACCATCTCTCCCCTGGCAGGGCTTATCTCTTTGATCGGTGGTGACAACGTCGAAATAGCGACGATAATCCCGCCTGGAGCCGAGCCCCATACCTACGAGCCCACCCCCTCTCAGATGAAGGAGATCGCCAATGCGGACATCTATATCATGAACGGTGCGGGCCTTGAGTTCTGGATGGAAAAGGCGCTCTTGGTCAATGAAGATATGTTGGTTGTGGACTCCTCTGAGGGAGTGGAGCTGTTAAGCGAAGAGGGCGGAAACGCCGATCCGCACATCTGGTTATCTCTGCAGAATGCTGCCATTCAGGTGGACAATATATGCAATGGTCTGATCCAGGTCGATTCTGCAAACAGAGACTATTATCTCCGTAATAAAGATGCCCTGTTGGAGGAGATGAAAGCGCTGGACAGAGAATTTAGCCAGACCTTTGCCGCAAAAGAGAATAAGACCTTCATCGTTTTCCACCCTGCCTGGAGCTACCTCGCCCGGGACTATGGCCTGGTCCAGGTGCCGATCATGGAGGAGGAGAAAGAGCCCGGTCCCCAGTACCTGGCAAGCCTGATCGATATGGCTAAAAAGAACGATATAACCACCATATTCGTTGATCCACAGTTCAATCCCAAATCTGCAGAGGTAATAGCGAGAGAGATGAACGCGACGATTGTGGTCCTTGACCCTCTGGCAGATGACTATCTACAGAATATGCGTCGCACAGGCGAGGAGATCTCCAAGAGCCTGAAATGA
- a CDS encoding antitoxin family protein: MIVKAIYENNLLRPQEKLDLKEGEEVDIEIKSRGIFGLLKDWKLDSQSLKDELRETDG, translated from the coding sequence ATGATCGTGAAAGCGATTTATGAGAATAATCTTTTGAGGCCTCAAGAGAAATTAGATCTGAAGGAAGGCGAGGAAGTGGATATAGAAATAAAGAGCAGAGGCATCTTTGGTCTCTTGAAGGATTGGAAGTTGGATTCGCAGTCTTTAAAGGATGAACTGAGAGAGACAGATGGTTAA
- a CDS encoding COG1361 family protein — protein sequence MELLKIICILLILVGLGQAEDIIFFADDHYKSISHLQLNASATNPALSPGDGVLRISIANQGRIEELIPISSSDSPDDILQEQREEMNSSVAMDVRAALQSAGPIQVTSGVQHIAILPAGEAKELQFNISIDQRASGWYDLPLRVDYVRQVDVSVSDGEAFPLRQPSNQSLNLRVYAFGDKDDLRIAGVQSHLYPGEEGSLIIAVENIGEDILPNCSASLIAAPPFRVKSRDLPLGDLSPGEMASASFLVGVDRDASQEEYQLGMGLRSEKMDLVLPFELSLKGSGRLISSGTILFIALLAFLVLLAIILRRQKLLYGRKRRIKRL from the coding sequence ATGGAGCTGCTGAAGATCATCTGCATTCTGCTGATCCTGGTCGGCCTGGGCCAGGCAGAAGATATCATCTTTTTTGCCGATGATCACTACAAGTCCATCAGCCATCTGCAACTCAATGCCTCAGCTACCAATCCCGCACTCTCGCCAGGTGACGGTGTCCTGAGAATAAGCATTGCCAACCAGGGCAGAATCGAGGAGCTGATACCTATAAGCAGCAGCGATTCCCCCGACGATATCCTGCAAGAGCAAAGAGAGGAGATGAACAGCTCCGTGGCCATGGATGTCAGAGCCGCTTTGCAGTCGGCCGGCCCCATTCAGGTGACCTCCGGCGTGCAGCATATTGCCATTCTCCCAGCGGGAGAGGCAAAAGAGCTGCAATTCAACATCAGCATCGATCAGAGGGCCAGTGGTTGGTATGACCTTCCCTTGAGGGTGGATTATGTGCGCCAGGTGGACGTGAGCGTGAGCGATGGCGAGGCCTTTCCCCTCCGCCAGCCATCAAACCAGAGCCTGAATCTGAGGGTCTATGCATTCGGAGATAAGGATGACCTGCGCATTGCAGGAGTGCAGTCTCACCTTTATCCAGGAGAAGAAGGATCTTTAATAATCGCGGTGGAGAACATCGGAGAGGATATCCTCCCGAACTGTTCGGCCAGCCTTATAGCTGCTCCTCCCTTTCGGGTGAAAAGCAGAGACCTTCCTCTAGGAGACCTGTCGCCGGGTGAGATGGCCTCCGCCAGCTTCCTGGTCGGGGTGGATAGAGATGCCAGTCAGGAGGAGTATCAACTCGGCATGGGCCTGCGCTCGGAAAAGATGGATCTGGTCCTCCCCTTTGAGCTGAGCTTAAAGGGATCGGGTCGCCTCATTTCCAGTGGGACCATTCTCTTCATTGCTCTATTGGCCTTTCTTGTTCTGCTCGCCATCATCCTGCGCAGACAAAAGCTTCTTTATGGCCGGAAGAGAAGGATCAAGCGGCTATAG
- a CDS encoding ABC transporter ATP-binding protein has translation MSEKSVQAKGICKSYKSLFGSAKTVLEGISLDIDRGEIFGLLGPNGSGKTTLISIFSTLIYPEEGSLSILGLNARRDRGEIRKIINISTAKPNFPWSLTVRENLVHYSMLYGLYGLGLNRTVEDQIDAFELGEYRDVKFENLSTGLKQRLSLAKAMLNHPRLLFLDEPTTGLDPDMSAKTHDLIRRIHDEEGISVIMSTHYMPEAELLCDRIAFLRKGRVAALDTPQNLKNHLELGKRVKITYRGLANLDALRALEGVIAVRGKPGIVDGRVDIQANGQADIEVTKPAEGPVDRQLEILMDSNEDSLDRILKSFQDAKILDINIEEPDLEDVFLELAR, from the coding sequence ATGAGCGAAAAATCGGTCCAGGCTAAGGGGATATGCAAGAGCTATAAGAGCCTCTTTGGCTCTGCCAAGACGGTCCTGGAAGGAATATCTCTGGATATAGATCGAGGAGAGATCTTCGGCCTGCTCGGCCCAAACGGCTCGGGGAAGACCACTCTAATCTCCATATTTTCCACTCTGATCTACCCGGAGGAGGGGAGCCTGTCCATTCTGGGATTGAATGCCAGACGGGACAGGGGAGAGATCCGCAAGATAATCAATATCAGCACTGCCAAACCCAACTTCCCCTGGAGCCTGACGGTAAGAGAGAACCTCGTCCACTATAGCATGCTCTACGGCCTTTATGGACTCGGCCTCAATCGGACGGTCGAGGACCAGATCGATGCCTTTGAGCTGGGGGAGTACAGGGATGTGAAGTTCGAGAACCTCTCCACCGGCTTAAAGCAGCGCCTGTCCCTGGCCAAGGCCATGCTAAACCACCCCCGTCTCCTTTTTTTGGACGAGCCGACCACCGGCCTGGACCCGGACATGTCCGCCAAAACCCACGATCTGATCAGGAGAATTCATGATGAGGAGGGGATCTCAGTTATAATGTCCACCCACTATATGCCCGAGGCGGAGCTGCTCTGCGATAGAATTGCCTTTCTGAGAAAGGGCAGAGTGGCAGCCCTGGATACCCCTCAGAACCTGAAAAACCACCTCGAACTGGGAAAGAGGGTGAAGATAACCTACCGGGGGCTGGCGAACCTTGATGCCCTGAGAGCTCTGGAGGGGGTCATAGCAGTCAGGGGCAAACCCGGAATAGTCGATGGGCGAGTGGATATACAGGCGAATGGGCAGGCGGACATAGAGGTGACAAAGCCAGCTGAGGGACCGGTCGATAGACAGTTGGAAATCCTGATGGACAGTAACGAGGATAGCCTGGACAGGATTCTGAAAAGCTTTCAAGATGCTAAAATTCTGGATATCAATATAGAAGAGCCCGATCTGGAGGACGTATTCCTTGAATTGGCAAGGTGA
- a CDS encoding ABC transporter permease produces MNWQGELNKYLASAYKNWVISKRNVFTLFELFFWPLVNLLSIGLLTRFLMVDESMVSFLLVGSIALTILQVAQMDVAYVLLFDMWSKSIKNTFIAPIHSRHLIFGSLFFGIMRGSVVFAILASISFYLFDFRFQAGGLIPPLIFLAGVFSMAAIIGITVCISILTFGQKADVAAWSLSGLILLFSGIYYPVDVLPFFLQVLARAIPLTYFLEYYRSIFIPGPHHLAVGLSLAALYLLLGLILFDRAIRRARRTGILLWLSE; encoded by the coding sequence TTGAATTGGCAAGGTGAGCTGAACAAGTATCTGGCCTCCGCCTACAAGAACTGGGTGATCTCCAAGAGGAACGTCTTCACCCTCTTCGAGCTGTTCTTCTGGCCCCTGGTCAACCTGCTCTCCATCGGCCTTCTCACTCGATTTTTGATGGTGGATGAGTCCATGGTCTCCTTTCTCCTGGTGGGCTCCATCGCTCTGACCATTCTCCAGGTGGCCCAGATGGATGTGGCCTATGTCCTCCTCTTTGATATGTGGTCCAAGAGCATAAAGAACACATTCATCGCCCCGATACATAGCCGCCATCTGATCTTTGGATCCCTGTTCTTCGGCATCATGAGGGGATCGGTGGTCTTTGCCATCCTGGCATCGATCAGCTTCTATCTGTTTGATTTCAGGTTTCAGGCGGGCGGCCTGATCCCCCCGTTGATATTTCTGGCGGGTGTCTTTTCCATGGCCGCGATCATAGGAATCACTGTCTGCATCTCTATCCTCACCTTCGGCCAAAAGGCTGATGTTGCCGCCTGGAGTCTGAGCGGTCTGATACTCCTTTTCAGCGGGATCTACTATCCGGTGGATGTCCTCCCATTCTTTCTGCAGGTCTTGGCCAGGGCCATCCCTCTGACCTATTTCCTGGAGTATTACAGGTCAATATTTATCCCCGGACCCCATCATCTGGCTGTAGGTTTATCTCTGGCCGCGCTATATCTGCTGCTGGGGCTCATCCTCTTCGACCGGGCGATCCGCCGGGCGAGGAGAACGGGAATCCTGCTCTGGCTCTCGGAATAG
- a CDS encoding metal ABC transporter ATP-binding protein produces MTAEIVSIDNLWIFREEHAILEDINLKLERADFLGLIGPNGGGKSTLLKVMLGLIKPDKGRIRIFGLEPEAARGRVGYLPQKTIFDQNFPIKVLEVVQMGRFGRTGLFRRYGPADRNAAYCALEAVGMEDRADREIGALSGGEQQRVFVARSLVSDPELLLLDEPTAGVDSSQQTEFYELLCHLNQDMGIAIVLVSHDITAISKYVGKIACLNQRLYYHGSKELTNEDIEKAYGCPVEMIAHGTPHRVLRKHD; encoded by the coding sequence ATGACCGCCGAGATCGTCTCCATTGATAACCTCTGGATCTTCAGGGAAGAGCATGCTATCCTGGAGGACATAAACCTGAAGCTGGAACGGGCGGACTTCCTGGGTTTGATCGGCCCGAACGGGGGAGGAAAGTCCACCCTTCTCAAGGTGATGCTGGGTCTTATAAAGCCGGATAAAGGGAGGATCAGAATATTCGGCCTGGAACCTGAGGCGGCGAGGGGAAGGGTGGGCTACCTACCCCAGAAGACCATCTTCGATCAGAACTTCCCGATCAAGGTCCTGGAGGTGGTCCAGATGGGAAGGTTTGGCAGGACTGGCCTCTTCCGCCGTTACGGTCCTGCCGACCGCAATGCTGCCTATTGCGCCCTGGAAGCGGTGGGGATGGAGGATCGGGCTGACCGGGAGATCGGCGCCCTTTCCGGTGGAGAGCAGCAGAGGGTCTTTGTTGCCCGCTCTTTGGTCTCAGATCCAGAGCTTCTCCTCTTAGACGAGCCCACAGCGGGCGTTGATTCCTCCCAGCAAACGGAGTTTTATGAGCTTCTCTGCCACCTCAACCAGGACATGGGAATAGCCATTGTGCTTGTCTCACACGATATCACTGCCATATCCAAATACGTGGGCAAAATCGCCTGCCTAAACCAGAGGCTTTATTACCATGGCTCAAAGGAGCTAACGAACGAAGATATAGAGAAGGCCTACGGCTGTCCGGTGGAGATGATTGCCCATGGAACGCCCCACCGGGTCTTGAGGAAGCATGATTGA
- a CDS encoding metal ABC transporter permease, translating to MIELQLDLFQYDFMRVALAAGLASAVLCGIIGIYVILNKIVFISDGIAHAAFGGIGLGYFLGFDPLIFGVGSAVLTAVGIGMVSGRARVSEDTAIGVFMATGMALGVMLLTLSKGYARDLYGYLFGNILAVTINDVLLISGLTLAIMLLIYILYKEFLIMSFDPVYGEAIGLPVKSLRLLLLAMVAFSVVVLIKIVGIIMVIALLTIPGAISRQHLRGLPSIMAGSAVLGSIFVTVGLIVSYMLDVPSGATIILTAAIFFFLSTLYSR from the coding sequence ATGATTGAGTTGCAGTTGGACCTCTTCCAGTACGATTTTATGCGGGTGGCCCTGGCCGCGGGCCTGGCGAGCGCCGTCCTCTGCGGCATAATCGGGATCTATGTCATTTTGAATAAGATAGTCTTCATAAGCGACGGCATAGCTCATGCCGCCTTTGGAGGCATCGGTCTGGGCTATTTCCTGGGCTTCGATCCCCTGATATTCGGAGTGGGCTCGGCCGTATTGACCGCAGTCGGCATAGGAATGGTGAGTGGGAGGGCACGGGTATCCGAGGACACCGCCATCGGGGTTTTCATGGCCACGGGAATGGCCCTGGGAGTCATGCTCCTCACCCTCTCTAAGGGCTATGCCAGAGACCTTTATGGCTACCTTTTCGGCAATATTTTGGCTGTGACCATCAACGACGTGCTGCTGATATCCGGACTCACCCTGGCCATAATGCTCCTGATCTATATCCTCTACAAGGAATTCCTGATAATGAGCTTCGATCCGGTCTACGGGGAGGCCATCGGCCTGCCGGTGAAAAGCCTCAGGCTCCTGCTTTTGGCAATGGTGGCCTTCAGCGTGGTGGTGTTGATCAAGATCGTGGGGATCATAATGGTAATAGCGCTTCTCACCATCCCCGGAGCCATAAGCAGGCAGCATCTAAGGGGATTGCCCTCCATCATGGCCGGATCCGCAGTTCTGGGATCGATATTCGTGACTGTTGGCCTCATAGTATCTTACATGCTGGATGTGCCGTCAGGCGCCACGATAATTCTCACCGCGGCGATATTCTTCTTCCTGAGCACGCTGTATTCCAGATGA